One part of the Clostridia bacterium genome encodes these proteins:
- a CDS encoding nucleotide exchange factor GrpE: MAKSGQENKKKAPENDGAEELVSFDTESLVKEEEKKVDPEVERLTAELKTEKDNYLRLRADYENFRRRNLDATIKARQDGTADAVEAILPIIDSIDRALKISQDDKSKEGLNLIKKQIETSLTGLGVSEIETDGAEFDHNLHNAVQRAEVEESEVGKILETYQRGYKLGNKVIRYAMVKVGVEKSE; the protein is encoded by the coding sequence ATGGCGAAATCAGGACAAGAAAATAAAAAGAAGGCTCCGGAGAATGACGGGGCGGAAGAGCTCGTTTCTTTCGATACCGAATCCTTGGTCAAGGAAGAGGAAAAGAAAGTCGATCCCGAAGTCGAAAGGCTGACGGCTGAGCTCAAAACGGAAAAAGATAACTATTTAAGGCTTCGCGCCGATTACGAGAATTTCCGTCGCAGAAATCTGGACGCGACGATTAAGGCGCGGCAAGACGGGACGGCGGACGCCGTCGAAGCGATCCTTCCGATCATCGACAGCATCGATCGCGCGCTGAAAATCTCGCAGGACGATAAGTCGAAAGAAGGATTGAATTTGATCAAAAAGCAGATCGAGACCTCGCTCACCGGACTCGGCGTCAGCGAGATCGAGACGGACGGAGCGGAATTCGACCATAACTTGCATAACGCGGTCCAGCGCGCGGAAGTCGAAGAAAGCGAAGTCGGAAAGATCCTCGAAACCTACCAACGCGGCTACAAACTCGGAAATAAAGTCATCCGTTACGCGATGGTCAAGGTCGGTGTGGAGAAATCGGAATAA